In Vigna unguiculata cultivar IT97K-499-35 chromosome 3, ASM411807v1, whole genome shotgun sequence, a single genomic region encodes these proteins:
- the LOC114176117 gene encoding glycerol-3-phosphate acyltransferase 9-like isoform X2, which yields MAGNCRIITWIDSFTRCFKSNPPEPWNWNVYLFPLWCCGVVIRYLIIFPIRILVLTLGWIIFLSSFIPVHCLLKGKDDLRRKIERCLVEMMCSFFVASWTGVVKYHGPRPSIRPKQVFVANHTSMIDFIILEQMTAFAVIMQKHPGWVGLLQSTILESVGCIWFNRTEAKDREIVARKLREHVQGANNNPLLIFPEGTCVNNHYTVMFKKGAFELGCTVCPVAIKYNKIFVDAFWNSRKQSFTTHLLQLMTSWAVVCDVWYLEPQNLKPGETSIEFAERVRDIISHRAGLKMVPWDGYLKYSRPSPKHRERKQQNFAQSVLRRLEEK from the exons ATGGCCGGAAATTGCAGGATCATAACATGGATA GATTCATTCACAAGGTGCTTCAAATCAAATCCTCCAGAACCTTGGAACTGGaatgtttatttgtttcctttgtgGTGCTGTGGAGTTGTGATTcgatatttgattattttcccTATTAG AATTCTAGTGTTGACATTAGGATGGATTATATTTCTTTCGTCCTTCATTCCAGTGCACTGCCTCCTGAAAGGAAAAGATGATTTGAGGAGAAAGATTGAG AGGTGTTTGGTGGAGATGATGTGCAGTTTCTTTGTTGCATCCTGGACTGGGGTTGTTAAGTACCATGGGCCAAGGCCCAGTATACGACCAAAACAG gtttttgtggccAATCATACTTCCATGATTGATTTCATTATCTTAGAACAGATGACTGCATTTGCTGTTATTATGCAGAAGCATCCTGGATGGGTTG GATTATTGCAGAGCACTATTTTAGAGAGTGTAGGGTGTATCTGGTTCAATCGTACAGAGGCGAAGGATCGAGAAATTGTGGCAAGGAA ATTGAGGGAGCATGTCCAGGGAGCTAACAATAACCCTCTTCTTATATTTCCTGAAGGAACTTGTGTAAATAATCACTATACAGTCATGTTTAAGAAG GGTGCTTTTGAACTTGGCTGCACAGTTTGCCCAGTTGCAATCAAGTACAATAAAATTTTCGTAGATGCTTTTTGGAATAGTCGAAA ACAATCATTCACCACTCATCTCTTGCAATTAATGACATCTTGGGCTGTAGTTTGTGATGTTTGGTACTTGGAGCCACAAAACTTGAAGCCTGGAGAGACATCCATTGAATTTGCAGAGAG GGTGAGAGATATTATCTCACATCGTGCTGGGCTTAAAATGGTTCCTTGGGATGGATATCTGAAGTATTCTCGCCCTAGTCCAAAACACAGAGAAAGAAA GCAACAAAACTTTGCTCAGTCTGTGTTGCGGCGCTTAGAGGAAAAATAA
- the LOC114178928 gene encoding uncharacterized protein LOC114178928 translates to MDLAPEELQFLNIPDILRESTSIPKRSPKTFYLITLTLIFPLSFAILAHSLFTHPLIVQLQNPFNDPSQASHQWTLLLIIQFSYLLFLFAFSLLSTAAVVFTVASLYTAKAVSFSSTIAAIPRVFKRLFITFLWVTLLMILYNSLIILSLVLIIVAIDTDNSLLLLFSLLIILSLFLVAHVYITALWHLASVVSVLEPVYGLAAMKKSYHLLKGRTKYAAVLVAAYLVVCSIISGIFSVVVVHGGDVYGVFTRIVVGGFLVGLLVIVNLVGLLVQSVFYYVCKSFHHQGIDKSALHDHLGGYLGEYVPLKSSIQMENLDV, encoded by the coding sequence ATGGATCTGGCACCGGAAGAGCTTCAATTTCTGAACATCCCCGACATCCTGCGAGAATCGACCTCAATCCCAAAGCGTTCTCCGAAGACCTTCTACCTCATCACGCTCACCCTCATCTTCCCCCTATCCTTCGCGATCCTCGCCCACTCGCTCTTCACGCACCCTCTCATCGTGCAGCTCCAGAACCCCTTCAACGACCCTTCTCAGGCCTCTCACCAGTGGACCCTCCTCCTCATCATCCAGTTCTCCTACCTCCTCTTCCTATTCGCATTCTCCCTCCTCTCCACCGCCGCCGTCGTCTTCACCGTCGCATCCCTCTACACCGCCAAGGCCGTCTCTTTCTCCTCCACCATCGCCGCCATCCCACGCGTCTTCAAACGCCTCTTCATCACCTTCCTCTGGGTCACCCTCCTCATGATCCTCTACAACTCCCTCATCATCCTCTCCCTCGTCCTCATCATCGTCGCCATCGACACCGACAActccctcctcctcctcttctccCTCCTCATCATCCTTTCCCTCTTCCTCGTCGCCCATGTCTACATCACCGCCCTCTGGCACCTCGCCTCCGTCGTCTCCGTCCTCGAGCCCGTCTACGGCCTCGCCGCCATGAAGAAAAGCTACCACCTTCTCAAGGGTCGGACCAAGTACGCCGCCGTTCTCGTCGCCGCCTACCTCGTCGTCTGCAGCATCATCTCTGGGATCTTCAGCGTCGTCGTCGTCCACGGTGGGGACGTCTACGGCGTCTTCACTAGGATCGTCGTTGGAGGCTTCCTCGTGGGGCTGTTGGTCATTGTCAATTTGGTTGGGTTGTTGGTGCAGAGCGTGTTTTACTACGTCTGCAAGAGTTTCCATCACCAGGGGATTGATAAGAGCGCGCTGCACGATCACCTCGGAGGGTACCTTGGCGAATACGTGCCTCTCAAGAGCAGCATTCAGATGGAGAATTTGGATGTATGA
- the LOC114178950 gene encoding WD-40 repeat-containing protein MSI1: MGKEEEEMRGEIEERLINEEYKIWKKNSPFLYDLVITHALEWPSLTVEWLPDRHEPPGKDYSLQKVILGTHTSENEPNYLMLAQVQLPLDDAENDARHYDDDRPDIGGFGCANGKVQIIQQINHEGEVNRARYMPQNPFIIATKTVSAEVYVFDYSKHPSKPPLDGACNPDLRLRGHNTEGYGLSWSKFKQGHLLSGSDDAQICLWDINATPKNKTLEAMQIFKVHEGVVEDVAWHLRHEYLFGSVGDDQYLLIWDLRTPAVSKPVQSVVAHQSEVNCLAFNPFNEWVVATGSTDKTVKLFDLRKISAPLHIFDSHKEEVFQVGWNPKNETILASCCLGRRLMVWDLSRIDEEQSPEDAEDGPPELLFIHGGHTSKISDFSWNPCEDWVVASVAEDNILQIWQMAENIYHDEDDLPEESTKAAAS, encoded by the exons ATGGGGAAAGAGGAGGAAGAGATGAGGGGTGAGATTGAGGAGCGGCTGATAAACGAGGAGTACAAGATATGGAAGAAGAATAGTCCTTTTCTGTATGATCTGGTGATTACGCATGCCCTTGAGTGGCCTTCCCTCACCGTGGAGTGGCTTCCCGACCGCCATGAACCACCCGGCAAAGACTATTCGCTGCAGAAGGTTATATTGGGCACCCACACCTCTGAGAATGAGCCCAATTACCTAATGTTGGCCCAGGTCCAACTTCCCCTTGACGATGCTGAGAACGATGCCCGCCACTACGACGACGACCGCCCTGACATCGGTGGCTTTGGCTGTGCCAATGGCAAGGTTCAGATCATCCAGCAGATCAACCATGAGGGTGAGGTTAACAGGGCTCGCTACATGCCCCAGAACCCCTTCATCATTGCCACCAAGACTGTTAGTGCTGAAGTTTATGTCTTTGACTACAGCAAGCACCCCTCCAAGCCCCCTCTTGATGGGGCATGCAACCCTGATTTGAGGCTCAGGGGTCACAACACTGAGGGTTATGGCTTGTCCTGGAGTAAGTTCAAGCAGGGGCACTTGCTTAGTGGTTCTGATGATGCTCAGATTTGTTTGTGGGATATTAATGCCACTCCCAAGAATAAGACCCTCGAGGCAATGCAGATATTTAAG GTACATGAAGGTGTTGTGGAAGATGTGGCTTGGCATTTGAGGCATGAGTACTTATTCGGTTCTGTGGGTGATGATCAATACTTGCTTATATGGGACCTTCGAACGCCGGCTGTCAGCAAGCCTGTCCAATCTGTGGTTGCCCATCAAAGTGAG GTTAACTGCTTGGCCTTCAATCCCTTTAACGAATGGGTTGTTGCTACTGGTTCTACGGATAAAACTGTGAAGTTGTTTGATCTGCGGAAGATCAGCGCTCCTCTGCACATCTTCGATTCTCACAA GGAGGAGGTTTTCCAGGTTGGATGGAATCCAAAGAATGAAACTATCTTGGCTTCTTGTTGTCTGGGTAGGAGGCTCATGGTGTGGGATCTTAGCAG GATTGACGAAGAGCAGTCACCAGAAGACGCGGAAGATGGTCCACCAGAATTGCTCTTTATTCATGGTGGTCATACAAGTAAAATATCTGATTTTTCCTGGAATCCATGTGAAGATTGGGTTGTTGCTAGTGTCGCTGAAGACAACATACTTCAAATATGGCAGATGGCAGAGAACATATACCACGACGAAGATGATCTGCCAGAAGAGTCAACGAAAGCTGCAGCTTCGTAA
- the LOC114176117 gene encoding glycerol-3-phosphate acyltransferase 9-like isoform X1 has translation MNRTGKLKSSSSELDLDRPNIEDYLPSGSSVQHERHGKLSLCDLLDISPSLSEAAGAIVDDSFTRCFKSNPPEPWNWNVYLFPLWCCGVVIRYLIIFPIRILVLTLGWIIFLSSFIPVHCLLKGKDDLRRKIERCLVEMMCSFFVASWTGVVKYHGPRPSIRPKQVFVANHTSMIDFIILEQMTAFAVIMQKHPGWVGLLQSTILESVGCIWFNRTEAKDREIVARKLREHVQGANNNPLLIFPEGTCVNNHYTVMFKKGAFELGCTVCPVAIKYNKIFVDAFWNSRKQSFTTHLLQLMTSWAVVCDVWYLEPQNLKPGETSIEFAERVRDIISHRAGLKMVPWDGYLKYSRPSPKHRERKQQNFAQSVLRRLEEK, from the exons ATGAATAGAACTGGGAAACTCAAATCGTCGAGTTCTGAATTGGACCTTGATCGGCCAAACATTGAGGATTACCTACCCTCTGGATCCAGTGTTCAACACGAACGGCATGGGAAACTCAGCCT GTGTGATTTGCTCGACATTTCACCTAGTCTGTCTGAGGCAGCAGGTGCCATTGTAGAT GATTCATTCACAAGGTGCTTCAAATCAAATCCTCCAGAACCTTGGAACTGGaatgtttatttgtttcctttgtgGTGCTGTGGAGTTGTGATTcgatatttgattattttcccTATTAG AATTCTAGTGTTGACATTAGGATGGATTATATTTCTTTCGTCCTTCATTCCAGTGCACTGCCTCCTGAAAGGAAAAGATGATTTGAGGAGAAAGATTGAG AGGTGTTTGGTGGAGATGATGTGCAGTTTCTTTGTTGCATCCTGGACTGGGGTTGTTAAGTACCATGGGCCAAGGCCCAGTATACGACCAAAACAG gtttttgtggccAATCATACTTCCATGATTGATTTCATTATCTTAGAACAGATGACTGCATTTGCTGTTATTATGCAGAAGCATCCTGGATGGGTTG GATTATTGCAGAGCACTATTTTAGAGAGTGTAGGGTGTATCTGGTTCAATCGTACAGAGGCGAAGGATCGAGAAATTGTGGCAAGGAA ATTGAGGGAGCATGTCCAGGGAGCTAACAATAACCCTCTTCTTATATTTCCTGAAGGAACTTGTGTAAATAATCACTATACAGTCATGTTTAAGAAG GGTGCTTTTGAACTTGGCTGCACAGTTTGCCCAGTTGCAATCAAGTACAATAAAATTTTCGTAGATGCTTTTTGGAATAGTCGAAA ACAATCATTCACCACTCATCTCTTGCAATTAATGACATCTTGGGCTGTAGTTTGTGATGTTTGGTACTTGGAGCCACAAAACTTGAAGCCTGGAGAGACATCCATTGAATTTGCAGAGAG GGTGAGAGATATTATCTCACATCGTGCTGGGCTTAAAATGGTTCCTTGGGATGGATATCTGAAGTATTCTCGCCCTAGTCCAAAACACAGAGAAAGAAA GCAACAAAACTTTGCTCAGTCTGTGTTGCGGCGCTTAGAGGAAAAATAA
- the LOC114176117 gene encoding glycerol-3-phosphate acyltransferase 9-like isoform X3 translates to MLFFCFVVLDSFTRCFKSNPPEPWNWNVYLFPLWCCGVVIRYLIIFPIRILVLTLGWIIFLSSFIPVHCLLKGKDDLRRKIERCLVEMMCSFFVASWTGVVKYHGPRPSIRPKQVFVANHTSMIDFIILEQMTAFAVIMQKHPGWVGLLQSTILESVGCIWFNRTEAKDREIVARKLREHVQGANNNPLLIFPEGTCVNNHYTVMFKKGAFELGCTVCPVAIKYNKIFVDAFWNSRKQSFTTHLLQLMTSWAVVCDVWYLEPQNLKPGETSIEFAERVRDIISHRAGLKMVPWDGYLKYSRPSPKHRERKQQNFAQSVLRRLEEK, encoded by the exons ATGCTGTTCTTCTGCTTTGTGGTTTTG GATTCATTCACAAGGTGCTTCAAATCAAATCCTCCAGAACCTTGGAACTGGaatgtttatttgtttcctttgtgGTGCTGTGGAGTTGTGATTcgatatttgattattttcccTATTAG AATTCTAGTGTTGACATTAGGATGGATTATATTTCTTTCGTCCTTCATTCCAGTGCACTGCCTCCTGAAAGGAAAAGATGATTTGAGGAGAAAGATTGAG AGGTGTTTGGTGGAGATGATGTGCAGTTTCTTTGTTGCATCCTGGACTGGGGTTGTTAAGTACCATGGGCCAAGGCCCAGTATACGACCAAAACAG gtttttgtggccAATCATACTTCCATGATTGATTTCATTATCTTAGAACAGATGACTGCATTTGCTGTTATTATGCAGAAGCATCCTGGATGGGTTG GATTATTGCAGAGCACTATTTTAGAGAGTGTAGGGTGTATCTGGTTCAATCGTACAGAGGCGAAGGATCGAGAAATTGTGGCAAGGAA ATTGAGGGAGCATGTCCAGGGAGCTAACAATAACCCTCTTCTTATATTTCCTGAAGGAACTTGTGTAAATAATCACTATACAGTCATGTTTAAGAAG GGTGCTTTTGAACTTGGCTGCACAGTTTGCCCAGTTGCAATCAAGTACAATAAAATTTTCGTAGATGCTTTTTGGAATAGTCGAAA ACAATCATTCACCACTCATCTCTTGCAATTAATGACATCTTGGGCTGTAGTTTGTGATGTTTGGTACTTGGAGCCACAAAACTTGAAGCCTGGAGAGACATCCATTGAATTTGCAGAGAG GGTGAGAGATATTATCTCACATCGTGCTGGGCTTAAAATGGTTCCTTGGGATGGATATCTGAAGTATTCTCGCCCTAGTCCAAAACACAGAGAAAGAAA GCAACAAAACTTTGCTCAGTCTGTGTTGCGGCGCTTAGAGGAAAAATAA